A genomic window from Fulvitalea axinellae includes:
- a CDS encoding BamA/TamA family outer membrane protein, whose translation MARIPGSYLIFIVCLGLLGACNTRKYLMPGQLYYNKSEVKVFGKDSTKVPISIKTELDGLLISKQRGVILGSRVGVWMYEQRKRHKPILGFIYKQFAKPPLYFDYNKVSQVSRLLENRMGNHGYFGTRAEFDTVRHRNGVDVKYRVYPTVPYRVKNITLDVSTETVIDSLVREASGKTLLKPGQRYNLARMRKERTRITEYVRNRGYFFFNDNDILFLADSTVGHRQVDLTLTLKKDIQAHDTLIYHTDTARVYFVHHEPPDSLKELHLHSSVKKDVRFFSKRKKTTRLKVIYPAIYMKPDSLYRYSNYQRTIRHLSGLGVFKFVDLRENANDSTRIIQPDIFLTPGNPKSVQVELGGSTNSEGYAGPELSLAYNHQNLFRGAEHFTFQLKGGFLKEFGESSDFDRIYWLGVNANLNIPRFIRWIGKPPETKNFIPLTKIGVSVQRYDFSSILTLDYINTTFGYQWQKTSNYINRFDPIFISYQRSPNSDSILIDLKKQFPLLGQSIENQLIIGSSYKGTFYSSLDVQETNRIYDAFTIDVSGNILYGLFRITDPSRDVDKEPYKVLGLDFSQYLRFTNDFRYYLRTSKRSNIATRLLLGLGVPWGNSKSLPFIMQYFIGGPNDLRGFRTRTVGPGSYQPPDSTATTFFGQGGDIKLEGNIEYRFPIAGIFKGAVFVDAGNIWLANNDPDRPGGKFSADKFYKEIAVSSGAGLRLDFKVVVIRLDWGIPLRKPYLPEGKRWVIDKIDIGSSSWRSKNIIFNFSLGYPF comes from the coding sequence ATGGCAAGGATTCCGGGTTCGTATTTGATTTTTATCGTGTGTTTAGGGCTTTTGGGGGCCTGTAACACCCGCAAATACCTGATGCCTGGGCAATTGTACTACAACAAGTCGGAGGTAAAGGTTTTTGGTAAAGATTCGACCAAAGTGCCGATCAGTATAAAGACCGAACTTGACGGTCTTCTCATCTCCAAACAGCGTGGTGTGATACTGGGTAGCAGAGTGGGCGTTTGGATGTATGAGCAGAGGAAACGGCACAAACCGATTTTGGGCTTTATATATAAGCAATTCGCTAAGCCACCGCTTTATTTCGATTACAATAAAGTTAGCCAAGTATCGAGACTATTGGAGAACAGGATGGGCAATCACGGCTATTTCGGTACACGGGCCGAATTTGATACGGTAAGGCACCGTAACGGTGTTGATGTAAAGTACCGTGTTTATCCGACTGTTCCTTACAGGGTGAAAAATATTACGCTGGACGTAAGTACGGAGACCGTAATAGATAGTTTGGTTAGGGAAGCGTCTGGTAAGACATTGCTGAAGCCAGGCCAAAGGTACAATCTGGCGCGAATGCGTAAAGAACGAACACGTATTACGGAATATGTAAGGAATAGGGGGTATTTCTTTTTTAACGACAATGATATTCTTTTTCTGGCGGATTCCACTGTAGGGCACAGGCAAGTGGACCTTACATTGACTCTGAAAAAAGATATTCAGGCACATGATACGCTGATTTATCATACCGACACGGCTCGGGTGTATTTTGTTCACCATGAACCACCGGATAGCCTCAAGGAATTACACCTTCACAGTAGCGTAAAGAAAGATGTCAGATTCTTTTCAAAAAGAAAGAAAACAACCAGGTTGAAGGTTATCTATCCGGCGATTTATATGAAGCCAGACAGCCTTTATCGGTACAGTAATTATCAGCGTACGATTAGGCATTTGTCGGGTTTGGGAGTTTTCAAGTTTGTCGATCTTAGGGAAAACGCGAACGATTCCACACGAATCATACAGCCGGATATTTTCCTGACGCCGGGCAACCCGAAGTCTGTTCAAGTGGAATTGGGAGGTTCCACCAATTCCGAAGGCTATGCCGGGCCCGAGCTTTCTTTGGCTTATAATCATCAGAATCTATTTCGCGGAGCGGAACACTTTACTTTTCAGTTGAAAGGAGGATTCCTTAAAGAATTTGGCGAAAGCAGTGATTTTGACCGGATTTATTGGCTGGGAGTCAACGCTAATCTAAACATTCCGAGGTTTATACGGTGGATCGGAAAACCGCCGGAGACCAAAAACTTTATTCCGTTGACCAAGATCGGAGTGTCAGTACAGCGATACGATTTCTCGTCGATCCTGACTTTGGACTATATCAATACGACCTTCGGATATCAGTGGCAAAAGACTTCGAATTATATTAATCGTTTTGATCCGATTTTTATTAGTTATCAGCGCTCGCCCAATAGCGACTCTATTTTGATCGATCTGAAAAAACAGTTTCCTCTGTTGGGGCAAAGTATCGAAAATCAGCTGATTATAGGTTCGAGTTATAAGGGCACTTTTTATTCATCATTGGACGTGCAGGAAACCAATCGGATTTATGACGCGTTCACAATCGATGTTTCCGGAAATATTCTCTACGGATTGTTTCGTATTACAGATCCTTCGAGAGATGTGGATAAGGAACCGTATAAAGTGCTGGGCCTTGACTTTTCACAATACTTGCGTTTTACGAACGATTTCAGGTATTATCTGCGAACCAGCAAGAGGTCAAATATCGCGACACGGCTCCTGCTCGGTTTGGGTGTGCCTTGGGGAAATTCCAAATCCTTGCCTTTTATTATGCAATACTTTATCGGTGGGCCAAACGACTTGAGAGGCTTTAGGACGCGTACTGTCGGGCCGGGTTCGTATCAACCGCCGGACAGTACGGCTACGACTTTTTTCGGGCAAGGTGGAGATATTAAACTGGAAGGAAACATTGAGTATCGCTTTCCGATAGCGGGAATTTTTAAGGGTGCCGTATTTGTGGACGCTGGTAACATCTGGTTGGCGAACAATGACCCTGACCGTCCCGGCGGAAAGTTTTCCGCGGATAAGTTTTATAAGGAAATCGCTGTCAGTTCTGGGGCTGGGCTTCGGTTGGATTTTAAAGTTGTCGTTATCCGGCTAGACTGGGGTATTCCTTTACGAAAACCTTACTTGCCCGAAGGGAAGCGGTGGGTAATTGACAAGATTGATATCGGAAGTTCTTCGTGGAGAAGCAAGAACATTATTTTTAATTTTTCGCTAGGATATCCTTTCTGA